A single Watersipora subatra chromosome 7, tzWatSuba1.1, whole genome shotgun sequence DNA region contains:
- the LOC137400530 gene encoding methyltransferase-like protein 27: MSETKVDWEQILRVGTSIEGTERVAYYDANADVYDHDMAASEYSGPRETAQLLHKYLQGQVDANILDIAGGTGLVAKELKELAPYCNVDGLDAATDMLELAKQRGLYRKIFAQYFSMETNIPSNSYDAVSCCGGFIPGHVPSETTAKMVDLVKPGGYVIILMRLSFAETDPDLLKLRPLVHQLVETRNIDLIEEAEARWSAWPVFYRLVASQPDVLLAGLRAGPVFSDLGPAGPVQVSLSSVVMNRPLGLGTAGWR; encoded by the exons atgtcaGAGACTAAA GTTGACTGGGAGCAAATTCTACGTGTTGGAACATCTATTGAAGGTACAGAACGAGTTGCCTATTATGATGCTAATGCTGATGTCTATGACCATGATATGGCAGCGAGTGAATATAGCGGGCCGAGGGAAACCGCTCAACTTCTGCACAAATACCTTCAAG GTCAGGTAGATGCCAACATTCTAGACATTGCTGGTGGAACCGGATTGGTTGCAAAGGAG CTGAAAGAGTTGGCTCCTTATTGCAATGTCGATGGCCTGGATGCTGCTACTGACATGCTAGAATTAGCAAAACAGAGAGGCCTTTATCGTAAAATCTTTGCCCAGTACTTTTCCATGGAAACGAATATACCTTCTA ATAGCTACGATGCGGTTTCCTGCTGCGGAGGATTTATTCCAGGACATGTTCCATCTGAGACAACAGCCAAGATGGTTGATCTAGTCAAACCAG GTGGATATGTAATCATTTTAATGCGACTTAGTTTTGCTGAGACAGACCCCGACCTGCTCAAGCTACGTCCGCTGGTTCATCAGCTTGTCGAAACTAGGAACATTGATTTAATCGAGGAGGCAGAG GCTCGGTGGTCTGCCTGGCCTGTCTTCTACCGGCTAGTTGCCAGCCAACCAGACGTGCTTCTTGCCGGGTTGAGGGCTGGCCCAGTCTTTTCTGACCTAGGTCCAGCAGGGCCGGTTCAAGTCTCTCTCAGCTCAGTAGTAATGAACCGTCCTCTTGGCCTCGGCACGGCCGGCTGGCGGTAG